A single Brucella intermedia LMG 3301 DNA region contains:
- a CDS encoding nucleoside deaminase, whose translation MSSDGTFLDQAIKLAFDNIEQGGRPFGAVVVKGGEVIATGVNRMQADCDPTAHAELLALRAAGKALRSPRLDGCEVYASGQPCPMCFAAMRMAGVEKIRFAYSNEQAEPFGLSTAKIAAELAKPLHAQTGISFEHSPPENDPELYQLWESKNKTGA comes from the coding sequence ATGAGCAGCGACGGCACATTTCTCGATCAGGCCATAAAGCTCGCCTTCGACAATATTGAGCAAGGCGGACGCCCGTTCGGCGCTGTGGTCGTCAAGGGCGGCGAAGTCATCGCCACCGGGGTCAACCGTATGCAGGCCGATTGCGATCCCACCGCGCACGCAGAATTGCTGGCGCTGCGCGCGGCAGGAAAGGCGCTGCGATCGCCGCGCCTCGATGGTTGCGAAGTCTATGCCAGCGGCCAGCCCTGCCCCATGTGCTTTGCCGCCATGCGCATGGCGGGTGTGGAAAAAATCCGCTTCGCCTATTCCAATGAGCAGGCCGAACCTTTTGGCCTTTCGACCGCGAAAATCGCCGCGGAACTTGCCAAGCCTCTGCATGCACAGACCGGCATCAGTTTCGAACATTCCCCGCCGGAAAACGATCCGGAACTCTATCAGCTATGGGAAAGCAAGAATAAGACTGGCGCCTGA